In a genomic window of Corynebacterium coyleae:
- a CDS encoding hemolysin family protein: protein MTLTITFATITVVALLLSGLLGSVESALAPISRARVEGMVKDETPGADALLRVVDNRANHINTLVLLRTVLDVMAAVSAAMLAMDVIASDAWAIAVAVIVVTLLQFSIIGVFARTAGKRNPYTISLKSAQGLHIFHTVLGPVAKLLIWIGNLFHPGEDFRNGPYATEIELREMVEVAQEKGVVETTEGRMIQNIFDLASTTARQVMVPRPEMVWIEGEKLARQATALMVRSGHSRVPVIGENVDEIIGVAYLKDMFTDRGAPVDPNTPLTELMRQPMFIPDSKPLDLLLRAMQQQNTHIAVVIDEFGNVAGLLTMEDLLEEIVGEITDEYDEDEEAPIEEIDERVFRVQARLPLDDLVHYLADHLDYTLEYSEEVVDNVDTVAGLLSYELGRVPLPGASILRDGIRYTAEGGRDRRGRIKTRTVLVAVGEEPENGVS, encoded by the coding sequence GTGACACTCACCATCACCTTCGCAACGATCACCGTCGTTGCGCTACTGCTCTCCGGCCTGCTCGGTTCCGTCGAATCTGCCCTGGCCCCCATCTCGCGTGCCCGCGTGGAAGGCATGGTCAAGGATGAGACGCCGGGTGCAGATGCGTTGCTGCGCGTCGTCGATAATCGCGCGAATCACATCAACACCCTCGTGCTGCTGCGCACCGTCTTAGATGTCATGGCGGCAGTCTCAGCGGCGATGCTGGCCATGGACGTCATCGCGTCAGATGCGTGGGCGATTGCGGTGGCGGTAATCGTCGTGACGCTGCTGCAATTTTCCATCATCGGCGTGTTCGCACGCACCGCCGGCAAACGTAACCCGTACACCATCTCGCTCAAATCCGCCCAAGGCCTGCACATCTTCCACACCGTGCTCGGACCAGTGGCGAAACTGCTCATCTGGATCGGCAACCTGTTCCACCCAGGCGAAGACTTCCGCAACGGGCCATACGCCACCGAAATCGAACTGCGCGAAATGGTCGAAGTCGCCCAAGAAAAAGGCGTGGTGGAAACCACCGAAGGCCGCATGATCCAAAACATCTTCGACCTCGCCTCCACCACCGCCCGCCAAGTCATGGTGCCGCGACCCGAAATGGTGTGGATCGAAGGCGAAAAACTCGCCCGCCAAGCCACCGCACTCATGGTGCGCTCCGGCCACTCCCGCGTGCCCGTCATCGGCGAAAACGTCGACGAAATCATCGGCGTCGCCTACCTCAAAGACATGTTCACCGACCGCGGCGCGCCCGTCGACCCGAACACGCCACTGACCGAGTTGATGCGCCAACCGATGTTCATCCCGGACTCCAAGCCGCTCGACCTGCTGTTGCGCGCGATGCAGCAGCAGAACACCCACATCGCGGTGGTTATCGACGAGTTCGGCAACGTCGCAGGCCTGCTCACCATGGAAGACCTGCTTGAAGAAATCGTCGGAGAGATCACCGACGAATACGACGAAGACGAAGAAGCCCCCATCGAAGAAATCGACGAGCGCGTCTTCCGCGTCCAAGCGCGCCTGCCTCTCGACGACCTCGTGCACTACCTCGCCGACCACCTCGACTACACGCTGGAGTACTCGGAGGAGGTCGTCGACAATGTGGACACCGTCGCCGGCCTGCTGTCGTACGAACTCGGCCGCGTGCCCCTTCCCGGCGCCTCCATCCTGCGCGACGGCATCCGCTACACCGCAGAA
- the ybeY gene encoding rRNA maturation RNase YbeY, with amino-acid sequence MSIEVLNESGEAEVNEQMLIDVASYALRAVDVHPDTEATITLVDEATMADLHVRWMDLEGPTDVMSFPMDELTPGGGRPDADMPGPAMLGDIILCPAYDRKQAEMAGHDLAHEMALLTVHGVLHLLGYDHIEPKDEREMFALQNEILADWYDDLARRGVAYQPKPTGPHAFPSAADRDELDKLMKGAE; translated from the coding sequence GTGAGCATTGAAGTCTTAAACGAGTCCGGCGAGGCGGAAGTCAACGAGCAAATGCTTATCGACGTCGCCTCCTACGCCCTACGCGCCGTGGACGTCCACCCCGACACCGAAGCAACAATCACGCTTGTCGACGAAGCCACCATGGCCGACCTCCACGTCCGCTGGATGGACCTCGAAGGCCCCACCGATGTGATGAGTTTCCCCATGGACGAGCTCACCCCGGGTGGGGGACGGCCCGACGCGGACATGCCGGGGCCTGCGATGCTCGGCGACATCATCCTGTGCCCGGCCTACGACCGCAAACAGGCAGAGATGGCCGGCCACGACCTCGCCCACGAAATGGCACTGCTGACCGTCCACGGCGTGCTGCACCTGCTCGGCTACGACCACATCGAGCCGAAAGACGAACGGGAAATGTTCGCGCTGCAAAACGAGATCCTCGCCGACTGGTACGACGACCTGGCCCGCCGCGGGGTGGCATACCAGCCGAAGCCGACCGGCCCGCACGCCTTCCCGTCCGCAGCTGACCGCGACGAGCTAGACAAGCTGATGAAGGGCGCCGAGTGA
- a CDS encoding PhoH family protein, protein MEEMVTRKVELDSAYAQSVLGINDNNLQLLDRYLDVSFHARGTTLSVRGTAAHVAHALRVVEELESMARRGVPLRPDTVVEAVKLMEMEAPGSVADILGEEIIARRGKVIRPKTAGQRRYVDAIDENTITFGIGPAGSGKTYLAVAKAVQALQNKQVKRIILTRPAVEAGEKLGFLPGTLSDKIDPYLRPLYDSLRDMMDPEAIPKLIEAGIIEVAPLAYMRGRTLSDAFVILDEAQNTTGAQMKMFLTRLGFGSKMVVTGDTSQVDLPRGTVSGLRVARRILSDIPDISFQEMRADDVVRHHLISRIVAAYDHHDAQNALRYEKRQQKIEAEREAEAAQ, encoded by the coding sequence ATGGAAGAAATGGTGACGCGCAAGGTCGAACTCGACTCGGCGTACGCACAATCCGTCCTCGGCATCAACGACAACAACCTCCAACTACTGGACCGCTACCTGGACGTGAGTTTCCACGCCCGCGGCACCACCTTGTCGGTGCGCGGCACGGCCGCCCACGTGGCGCACGCGCTGCGCGTGGTAGAGGAGCTGGAGTCCATGGCGCGCCGCGGGGTGCCGCTTCGCCCTGACACCGTCGTGGAGGCGGTGAAACTCATGGAGATGGAAGCCCCCGGCTCGGTCGCGGACATCCTCGGCGAGGAGATCATTGCGCGGCGCGGCAAGGTTATCCGCCCGAAGACTGCCGGTCAGCGCCGCTATGTGGATGCGATCGACGAGAACACGATCACCTTCGGTATCGGGCCTGCCGGCTCCGGCAAGACGTACCTTGCGGTGGCGAAGGCCGTGCAGGCACTGCAGAACAAGCAGGTCAAACGCATCATCCTGACGCGTCCCGCCGTAGAGGCCGGTGAGAAACTCGGCTTCCTCCCCGGCACGCTTTCCGACAAGATCGACCCGTACCTGCGCCCGCTGTACGACTCGCTGCGCGACATGATGGACCCGGAAGCCATCCCGAAACTCATCGAGGCCGGCATCATCGAGGTCGCGCCCCTGGCCTACATGCGCGGGCGCACCCTGTCGGACGCGTTCGTCATCCTTGACGAGGCCCAGAACACCACCGGCGCCCAGATGAAAATGTTCCTCACCCGCCTCGGGTTTGGTTCGAAGATGGTGGTCACGGGTGATACCTCCCAGGTGGATCTGCCGCGCGGCACCGTCTCGGGCCTGCGTGTGGCGCGTCGTATCTTGAGCGACATTCCGGACATTTCGTTCCAGGAGATGCGCGCCGACGACGTTGTGCGCCACCACCTGATTTCCCGCATCGTGGCCGCCTACGACCACCACGATGCCCAGAACGCGCTGCGCTACGAAAAGCGGCAGCAGAAGATTGAAGCAGAGCGCGAAGCGGAGGCAGCGCAGTGA
- a CDS encoding 16S rRNA (uracil(1498)-N(3))-methyltransferase: protein MSLPYFLSDDPTSGIIEGPEAKHAHVKRIQPGERIMLFDGAGNRAEITVTRVDASRVEGVVDKHEFVERPTPRVTVVQAIPKSERAELAVDLAVQGGADAIVPWISHRTIARWPANKQAKQVEKWRSQALSSAKQARRAWVPEIHEPVTTNQLSEILRDARDERHALVLHEDATVALREVTFGEDIWLIVGPEGGIGQDELELLGADAVKLGPEVLRTATAAFAALSAIGALTNRW, encoded by the coding sequence ATGAGCTTGCCCTATTTTCTTAGCGACGACCCCACCTCCGGCATCATCGAAGGCCCCGAGGCCAAACACGCCCACGTCAAGCGCATCCAGCCGGGTGAGCGCATCATGCTTTTCGACGGCGCCGGCAACCGCGCCGAAATCACCGTTACGCGGGTGGATGCCTCAAGGGTTGAGGGGGTCGTCGATAAGCATGAGTTCGTGGAGCGTCCCACGCCGCGCGTGACGGTTGTGCAGGCGATCCCGAAAAGTGAGCGTGCGGAACTTGCCGTCGACCTGGCAGTCCAAGGCGGGGCGGACGCGATCGTGCCGTGGATTTCGCACCGCACGATTGCGCGCTGGCCGGCGAACAAGCAGGCGAAACAGGTGGAAAAGTGGCGCTCGCAAGCGCTGTCGAGCGCGAAGCAGGCGCGCCGCGCGTGGGTGCCCGAGATCCACGAGCCGGTGACCACGAACCAGTTGTCCGAAATACTGCGTGATGCGAGGGACGAGCGTCACGCGCTCGTGTTGCATGAAGACGCCACCGTAGCGCTGCGTGAGGTTACCTTCGGCGAGGACATCTGGCTCATCGTTGGCCCCGAAGGCGGCATCGGGCAAGACGAACTCGAACTGCTCGGCGCGGACGCCGTGAAACTCGGCCCCGAAGTCCTGCGCACCGCAACAGCAGCGTTCGCGGCGCTCAGCGCGATCGGCGCGCTGACAAACCGCTGGTAG
- the dnaJ gene encoding molecular chaperone DnaJ: protein MARDYYGILGVDKDATEQEIKRAYRKLARKYHPDVNPSEEAAEKFAEIAAAQEVLLDPQKRSIVDRGGDPMEAGGGMGGAGFGGGGLGDIFEAFFGGGGGARQPRSRVQPGNDALLRTSITLAEAFTGVKQDVTVDTAVLCDKCHGSGSKSEAKPVTCDVCQGQGAVQEMQQSFLGNVMTTRECPKCHGFGEVITDPCAQCAGDGRVRATRDLVVNIPAGINNGMRIRMADQGEVGHGGGPAGDLYVEVHVEPHPVFVRDNNDLHLRLTVPMYDAALGTELTVENLTGDETRIEVPAGTQPDDRVVLSGEGMPRLRQEGAGDMIAHIEVTVPTALSNEERAALEDLRAGHPEDPKIHSEGGEHGDGFFSRMRDRFRR from the coding sequence ATGGCTCGCGATTACTACGGCATCCTCGGCGTGGACAAGGACGCCACCGAGCAGGAGATCAAACGGGCGTACCGCAAGCTCGCACGCAAGTACCACCCGGACGTGAACCCGTCCGAGGAGGCCGCCGAGAAGTTCGCGGAGATCGCAGCAGCCCAAGAGGTGCTGCTGGATCCGCAGAAGCGTTCCATCGTGGACCGCGGCGGCGACCCGATGGAGGCCGGCGGCGGCATGGGCGGCGCCGGTTTCGGCGGCGGTGGCCTCGGCGATATCTTCGAGGCGTTCTTCGGCGGCGGCGGTGGTGCTCGCCAGCCGCGCTCGCGCGTGCAGCCGGGCAACGACGCGCTGCTGCGCACCTCGATCACGCTCGCGGAGGCGTTCACGGGCGTGAAGCAGGACGTCACCGTGGATACCGCGGTGCTGTGCGACAAGTGCCACGGCTCCGGCTCCAAGTCTGAAGCCAAGCCGGTGACCTGTGACGTCTGTCAGGGCCAGGGTGCGGTCCAGGAGATGCAGCAGTCCTTCCTGGGCAACGTGATGACCACCCGCGAGTGCCCCAAGTGCCATGGCTTCGGCGAAGTGATCACCGACCCGTGCGCCCAGTGCGCCGGCGACGGCCGCGTGCGCGCCACCCGCGACCTGGTGGTCAACATCCCGGCCGGCATTAATAACGGCATGCGCATCCGCATGGCGGACCAGGGCGAGGTCGGCCACGGCGGCGGTCCCGCCGGCGACCTGTACGTCGAGGTGCACGTCGAGCCGCACCCGGTGTTCGTGCGCGACAACAACGACTTGCACCTGCGCCTGACTGTGCCCATGTATGACGCGGCGCTGGGCACCGAGCTCACCGTGGAGAATCTCACGGGCGACGAGACCCGCATCGAGGTCCCCGCCGGCACCCAGCCGGACGACCGCGTCGTGCTTTCCGGCGAGGGTATGCCGCGCCTGCGCCAGGAGGGGGCCGGCGACATGATCGCCCATATCGAGGTCACCGTGCCTACTGCACTGTCCAACGAGGAGCGCGCCGCGCTCGAGGACCTGCGCGCCGGCCACCCGGAGGACCCCAAGATCCACTCCGAGGGCGGCGAGCACGGCGATGGTTTCTTCTCCCGGATGCGTGATCGTTTCCGCCGATGA
- the hrcA gene encoding heat-inducible transcriptional repressor HrcA: MMSAADERRQKVLRAIVADYIASQEPVGSKALVERHNMGVSSATIRNDMAVLEQQGYISQTHASSGRIPTEAGYRKFVDALHDVKPLSAAERHAILDFLEDGVDLEDVLRRSVQLLSQLTHQAAVVQLPNLSASRVKHCEVVELTPTRLLLVLITDAGRVDQRNVDLAAPIGDDGVRILRDLLNDALVGKTMRDASASLAGVAVSAPPHLTEPTTRAAEVLITTLVDAAPDRLIIAGSSNLLVPSGGLQDVIDALEQQVVVLKLLAGAQELERVSVRIGRENEDEELSSASIVTTAYGAGDAALGGLGVVGPTHMDYPGTMQKVATVARYISRTLRGE; this comes from the coding sequence ATCATGAGCGCAGCAGACGAGCGGCGCCAAAAGGTGCTGCGGGCGATCGTGGCGGACTACATCGCCAGCCAAGAACCCGTCGGATCCAAAGCGCTGGTGGAGCGGCACAACATGGGGGTGTCGTCGGCCACGATCCGCAACGACATGGCGGTGCTTGAGCAGCAGGGCTACATCTCGCAGACGCACGCCTCGTCCGGGCGCATCCCGACCGAGGCCGGCTACCGCAAGTTCGTGGATGCGCTCCACGACGTCAAGCCACTGTCCGCCGCCGAGCGCCACGCGATTTTGGACTTCCTCGAAGACGGGGTGGACCTCGAAGACGTGCTACGCCGCTCCGTGCAACTGCTGTCGCAGCTGACCCACCAAGCCGCCGTGGTGCAACTGCCGAACCTGTCCGCCTCGCGCGTGAAACACTGTGAGGTAGTCGAACTCACACCAACGCGCCTGCTGCTCGTGCTGATCACCGACGCCGGCCGCGTTGACCAACGCAACGTTGATCTCGCCGCGCCAATTGGCGACGACGGCGTGCGCATCCTGCGCGACCTCCTCAACGACGCACTTGTGGGCAAGACCATGCGCGACGCGTCCGCCTCCCTCGCCGGCGTGGCCGTCAGCGCCCCGCCGCACCTGACCGAACCCACCACGCGCGCCGCCGAAGTGCTCATCACCACACTTGTCGACGCCGCCCCCGACCGCCTCATCATCGCAGGCTCCTCAAACCTGCTCGTGCCCTCCGGCGGCCTCCAGGACGTCATCGACGCCCTCGAGCAGCAAGTTGTCGTACTGAAACTGCTCGCCGGCGCCCAAGAACTCGAACGTGTCTCCGTGCGCATCGGCCGCGAAAACGAAGACGAGGAATTATCCAGCGCCTCAATTGTTACAACAGCGTACGGGGCAGGCGACGCAGCACTCGGCGGCCTCGGGGTAGTCGGTCCAACCCACATGGACTACCCCGGTACCATGCAGAAGGTTGCCACCGTGGCTCGTTACATCAGCCGCACACTGCGGGGTGAATAG
- the hemW gene encoding radical SAM family heme chaperone HemW, with product MDSFGVYIHVPFCATRCGYCDFNTYTPTEVDSSHAQYLDALERELELAAARGLPEAQTVFIGGGTPSLLGAQGLGRILGAIRNTFGIVAGAEITTESNPESTSPDYFAGLRDAGFTRVSLGMQSASTPVLKVLDRQHTPGRAVAAAREALSAGFEHVNLDMIYGTPTETDDDVRRTLDAILATGVDHVSAYSLIVEDGTAMARKIRRGELPAPQEDVYADRYEIIAATLEANGYDWYEVSNWAKPGGECRHNLIYWHNQNWWGAGPGAHSFVDGERFFNVKRPERYAQLLHDDTLPIQDTETITADEAHMEAIMLGLRLREGIPAGWVGDRARGVVDKHVRAGLLERGERLRVTDTGRLLADGIITDILAAE from the coding sequence ATGGATTCCTTCGGCGTGTATATCCACGTGCCGTTTTGTGCGACGCGCTGCGGCTACTGTGACTTCAACACGTATACGCCCACCGAGGTGGATTCCTCGCACGCGCAGTACCTCGACGCGCTGGAGCGCGAACTCGAGCTCGCCGCCGCCCGCGGCCTGCCGGAAGCCCAAACCGTGTTCATCGGCGGCGGCACCCCGAGCCTGCTCGGCGCGCAAGGCCTCGGCCGCATCCTGGGCGCCATCCGCAACACCTTCGGCATCGTGGCCGGCGCGGAGATCACCACCGAGTCCAACCCGGAATCCACTAGCCCCGACTACTTCGCGGGCCTGCGCGATGCTGGCTTTACCCGCGTCTCGCTCGGCATGCAGTCCGCCTCCACACCGGTGCTCAAAGTCCTGGACCGCCAGCACACCCCGGGCCGCGCCGTCGCCGCCGCCCGCGAGGCACTTTCGGCCGGGTTCGAGCACGTGAACCTGGACATGATCTACGGCACGCCCACCGAAACCGACGACGACGTACGCCGCACCCTGGATGCCATCCTTGCAACCGGCGTCGACCACGTCAGCGCGTATTCGCTCATCGTGGAAGATGGCACCGCCATGGCGCGCAAGATCCGCCGCGGCGAACTGCCCGCGCCGCAAGAGGACGTCTACGCGGACCGCTACGAGATCATCGCCGCAACACTGGAGGCCAACGGCTACGACTGGTACGAGGTCTCCAACTGGGCCAAACCCGGCGGCGAGTGTCGCCACAACCTCATCTACTGGCACAACCAGAATTGGTGGGGCGCAGGCCCCGGCGCGCACAGCTTCGTCGACGGCGAGCGCTTCTTTAACGTCAAGCGACCCGAGCGCTACGCGCAATTGCTTCACGACGACACCCTGCCCATCCAGGACACCGAAACCATCACCGCAGACGAAGCCCACATGGAGGCGATCATGCTCGGGCTTCGCCTGCGTGAGGGGATTCCGGCCGGGTGGGTTGGGGATCGGGCGCGTGGGGTCGTCGATAAGCATGTGCGCGCGGGGCTCCTAGAGCGGGGAGAGCGCTTGCGCGTGACGGATACCGGCAGACTGCTTGCAGACGGCATCATCACCGATATCCTGGCAGCCGAGTAA
- a CDS encoding AMP-dependent synthetase/ligase: protein MPSTSHTTELGFTLKDTDTCLNRLIETCETHPHLVLFSRPRNYEWVSVTAGEFLQEVYDVAKGLVAAGIEPGDRVAILSSTRYEWALLDFAIWAAGAASVPIYPSSSMHQIQWILEDSGAKIAFTETRDHTMLMSPFLLGEDGTPRMADSTSQLQRIYEFNSAAVEQIKFEGREVEQSLIDDRVAATRHPDLGSIVYTSGTTGRPKGVEITHGNWAYQAWALLENEIGSVSFPGQRMVTFLPLAHVLARAVALAWTISGATQSHWSDTSTLTVELQRARPNLVIGVPRVFEKVREGAYNKAADGSAVGKRIFLEAEKAAIEYSKALDTPDGPSRVQKAKVKLYDKLVYAKIKEAMGGSVWYGITGGSAMSSDLSHFFRGMGVPIYEGYGLTETCAAACVNNAHSNKIGTVGRPVNGYSVRINDDGEIEFKGPGVFSQYWRNPAATEEALTDGWFNTGDLGEVDEDGFVSITGRKKDLIVTAGGKNISPGPLEEIIRQDPLISNALVVGDGKPFVGVLVTLDEEELKRWKANHNIPANKKVSDLAQDPALRAEVQDAVNMANATVSRAEAIKKFRILDRDLSEQHDEMTPTMKVKRNVVFQRFQEDIDKLYQR, encoded by the coding sequence ATGCCATCGACTTCTCACACGACGGAACTTGGATTCACCCTCAAAGACACCGACACGTGTCTGAACCGGCTCATCGAGACGTGCGAGACACACCCGCACCTCGTGCTGTTTTCGCGCCCCCGCAACTACGAATGGGTATCGGTCACGGCAGGGGAGTTCCTGCAAGAGGTCTACGACGTAGCCAAGGGCCTTGTTGCCGCAGGTATCGAACCCGGCGATCGCGTGGCCATCCTGTCCAGCACGCGCTACGAATGGGCGCTGCTCGACTTCGCCATCTGGGCCGCCGGCGCCGCATCTGTGCCGATTTACCCGTCGTCGTCGATGCACCAAATCCAGTGGATCCTCGAAGACTCCGGCGCGAAAATCGCGTTCACGGAAACGCGCGACCACACCATGCTTATGAGCCCGTTCCTCCTCGGCGAGGACGGCACCCCGCGCATGGCCGACTCGACCTCGCAGCTGCAGCGCATCTACGAGTTCAACTCGGCCGCCGTGGAGCAGATCAAGTTTGAGGGCCGTGAGGTGGAGCAGTCGCTTATCGACGACCGCGTTGCCGCCACCCGCCACCCCGATCTGGGCTCCATCGTGTACACCTCCGGCACCACCGGCCGCCCCAAAGGTGTGGAGATCACCCACGGCAACTGGGCGTACCAGGCGTGGGCGCTGCTGGAAAACGAGATCGGCTCCGTGTCCTTCCCGGGCCAGCGCATGGTGACGTTTTTGCCGCTGGCGCACGTGCTCGCGCGCGCGGTGGCGCTGGCGTGGACGATTTCGGGCGCGACCCAGTCGCACTGGTCGGATACTTCGACGTTGACCGTGGAGCTGCAGCGCGCACGTCCCAACCTGGTCATCGGCGTGCCGCGCGTGTTTGAAAAGGTGCGCGAGGGTGCGTACAACAAGGCCGCCGACGGGTCTGCGGTGGGCAAGCGCATCTTCCTCGAAGCTGAAAAGGCCGCGATTGAGTACTCCAAGGCGCTGGATACGCCGGACGGCCCGTCGCGCGTGCAAAAGGCGAAGGTGAAGCTCTACGACAAACTGGTCTACGCCAAGATCAAGGAGGCCATGGGTGGTTCCGTCTGGTACGGCATCACCGGCGGGTCGGCGATGAGCTCGGACCTGTCGCACTTCTTCCGTGGCATGGGCGTGCCGATCTACGAGGGCTACGGCCTGACCGAAACGTGTGCGGCGGCGTGTGTGAACAACGCGCACAGCAACAAGATCGGCACCGTTGGCCGCCCGGTCAATGGCTACTCGGTGCGGATTAACGACGACGGCGAGATCGAATTCAAAGGCCCCGGCGTGTTCTCCCAGTACTGGCGCAACCCGGCCGCAACCGAGGAAGCGCTTACGGATGGCTGGTTCAACACCGGCGATCTTGGCGAGGTCGACGAGGACGGCTTCGTGTCCATCACCGGCCGTAAGAAGGACCTCATCGTCACCGCCGGCGGCAAGAACATCTCCCCGGGCCCGCTGGAGGAGATCATCCGCCAGGACCCGCTGATCTCTAACGCGTTGGTGGTCGGCGACGGCAAACCGTTCGTCGGCGTGCTGGTCACCCTCGACGAGGAGGAACTGAAGCGTTGGAAGGCGAACCACAACATTCCGGCGAACAAGAAGGTGTCCGACCTTGCGCAGGACCCAGCGTTGCGCGCCGAGGTGCAAGACGCGGTGAACATGGCAAACGCGACCGTCTCGCGCGCGGAGGCGATTAAGAAGTTCCGCATCCTCGACCGCGACTTGTCGGAGCAGCACGACGAGATGACGCCGACGATGAAGGTGAAGCGCAATGTGGTGTTCCAGCGTTTCCAGGAGGACATCGACAAGCTGTATCAGCGTTAA
- the malQ gene encoding 4-alpha-glucanotransferase: MVPNITDVLAECGSVTNVELLHALAESYGFGTSYRATDGRMVSPPPESFVALLRALGLSLDDDPTDEELHFHLDARREHWATRPLPPTVVATEGHEQHFNVHVHDGHPAHCWIRLEDGSSRECYQDENWAPPFTASDGVVWGEATFHTPGDLPPGWHELHLESDNFDAVCTLLVVPDCLSTNSRVVQHPVWGVMAQLYSVRSAASWGLGDFGDLALLAETVAAQGADYLLINPGHAAQPVPPVEDSPYLPTSRRFINPLYIAVEQVPEFELVDDNLRAAIAELAAPLKDLNTSPAPLDRDRVFAAKLAALRELFWASQADAARTHDFELFCLDEGEGLREFATWCAAQAAESEHHPEHHPEHRSRHAGDDIEDLVQFYMWLQFIADEQLRLAQERAKAAGMSIGIMTDLAVGIHPGGADAATLREVLVSDASVGAPPDQYSQKGQDWSQPPWNPQQLAEAGYGPWRDLLRTALRHSGGIRVDHVLGLFRLFWVPRAGTPAGGVYMNYDFEAMVGTLVLEAQRAGAVVVGEDLGTFEPWVQDFLRDKGILGTSVLWFESIPPGVPRPSQQYRHLALTAVGTHDLPPTAGYLKGAHNELRHELGLVDDPVEHLNATDRTWIDQVLSLAKEEGALTCAGDTDALITGLTRFVASTPSAMTCTNLVDMVGDERIQNQPGTNGEQYTNWRMPLCDATGTPVLIEHLPEMELFKAVAEASIRN, translated from the coding sequence ATGGTGCCCAACATTACCGACGTTTTGGCAGAATGCGGAAGCGTGACCAACGTGGAACTGCTGCACGCCCTCGCCGAGTCCTATGGCTTTGGCACCTCCTATCGCGCGACTGACGGCCGGATGGTGTCGCCGCCGCCGGAGTCGTTTGTGGCGTTGTTGCGGGCGTTGGGACTTTCGCTTGACGACGACCCCACCGACGAGGAACTCCACTTCCACCTCGATGCCCGGCGCGAACACTGGGCGACGCGCCCCTTGCCGCCGACGGTGGTGGCCACCGAGGGACACGAGCAGCACTTCAACGTGCACGTGCACGACGGGCACCCGGCGCATTGTTGGATCCGGCTGGAGGATGGTTCCTCGCGGGAGTGCTACCAGGATGAGAATTGGGCGCCGCCGTTTACGGCTTCAGATGGTGTGGTGTGGGGCGAGGCGACGTTTCATACGCCTGGGGATCTGCCGCCGGGCTGGCACGAGCTGCACTTGGAGTCGGACAATTTTGATGCGGTGTGCACGTTGCTCGTGGTGCCCGATTGCTTGTCGACGAACTCCCGTGTCGTCCAGCACCCCGTCTGGGGCGTGATGGCGCAGTTGTATTCGGTGCGCTCGGCTGCCTCGTGGGGGTTGGGCGATTTTGGGGATCTGGCGTTGCTCGCGGAGACGGTCGCCGCGCAGGGGGCCGATTATTTGCTGATCAATCCGGGGCACGCCGCCCAGCCGGTGCCGCCGGTGGAGGATTCGCCATATTTGCCCACCTCGCGCCGGTTTATCAACCCGCTCTACATCGCGGTGGAGCAGGTGCCGGAGTTCGAGCTGGTGGACGACAATCTTCGTGCGGCGATCGCCGAGTTGGCCGCGCCGTTGAAGGACCTGAACACTTCGCCGGCGCCGCTGGATCGCGACCGGGTGTTCGCCGCGAAGTTGGCGGCGCTGCGCGAGCTGTTCTGGGCCTCGCAGGCCGATGCCGCGCGCACCCACGACTTTGAGCTGTTCTGTCTGGACGAGGGCGAGGGCCTCCGCGAGTTTGCCACCTGGTGCGCCGCCCAGGCAGCCGAGTCGGAGCACCACCCGGAGCACCACCCGGAGCATCGCTCGCGGCACGCCGGCGACGACATCGAGGACCTCGTGCAGTTCTACATGTGGCTGCAGTTCATCGCCGACGAGCAGCTGCGCCTCGCCCAGGAGCGTGCGAAGGCTGCCGGGATGTCGATCGGCATCATGACGGACCTTGCGGTGGGCATCCACCCTGGCGGCGCGGACGCGGCGACACTGCGCGAGGTGTTGGTGTCCGATGCGTCGGTGGGAGCTCCCCCGGACCAGTACTCGCAAAAAGGCCAAGACTGGTCGCAGCCGCCATGGAACCCGCAGCAGCTCGCCGAGGCCGGCTACGGGCCGTGGCGCGACCTGTTGCGCACGGCGCTGCGCCACAGCGGCGGGATCCGCGTCGACCATGTACTCGGACTGTTCCGCCTGTTCTGGGTGCCGCGCGCCGGCACACCCGCTGGCGGGGTGTACATGAACTACGACTTTGAGGCCATGGTGGGCACCCTCGTGTTGGAGGCGCAGCGCGCCGGGGCAGTCGTCGTCGGCGAGGACTTAGGCACGTTCGAGCCGTGGGTGCAGGACTTCCTTCGCGACAAGGGCATTTTGGGCACCTCGGTGCTGTGGTTCGAATCCATCCCGCCGGGCGTGCCGCGCCCCTCGCAGCAGTACCGCCACCTGGCGCTTACGGCTGTGGGCACGCACGACCTGCCGCCCACCGCTGGCTACCTCAAGGGTGCACACAACGAATTGCGCCATGAGCTCGGGCTTGTCGACGACCCCGTGGAGCACCTCAACGCCACCGACCGCACCTGGATCGACCAGGTGCTGTCACTCGCGAAGGAGGAAGGTGCGCTGACCTGCGCCGGGGACACTGACGCACTGATCACGGGACTGACTCGCTTCGTCGCCTCCACCCCATCGGCGATGACGTGTACGAACCTGGTGGACATGGTTGGCGACGAGCGCATTCAAAACCAGCCCGGCACCAACGGCGAGCAGTACACCAACTGGCGCATGCCGCTTTGCGACGCCACCGGCACCCCCGTGCTCATCGAACACCTACCGGAGATGGAGTTGTTTAAGGCGGTGGCGGAGGCGTCGATACGCAACTAA